The following proteins are encoded in a genomic region of Streptomyces lunaelactis:
- the def gene encoding peptide deformylase, whose product MRNRPIPGSSGLVRAMSLLGDPVLHAPCETVTDFSGELRTLIDDMFATMYAAEGVGLAANQVGVPLRVFVYDCPDDEDVRHLGHIVNPRLVEADGVTVRGAEGCLSLPGLEAGTERFDHAVVEGVTAEGEPVRVEGTGFFARCLQHECDHLEGRVYTDRLRGWRRARAGWSVRRADWATSASPAIEARGPGRSPSKGGAKSSPAGD is encoded by the coding sequence ATGCGAAACCGGCCGATCCCCGGCAGTTCCGGACTCGTGCGGGCGATGAGCCTGCTCGGTGATCCGGTGCTGCACGCTCCCTGTGAGACCGTCACCGACTTCTCCGGTGAGCTGAGGACGCTCATCGACGACATGTTCGCGACGATGTACGCGGCCGAGGGCGTGGGCCTGGCGGCGAACCAGGTGGGGGTCCCGCTGCGGGTGTTCGTGTACGACTGCCCCGACGACGAGGACGTCCGCCATCTCGGACACATCGTCAACCCGCGCCTGGTGGAGGCGGACGGCGTGACGGTGCGCGGTGCGGAGGGCTGCCTGTCACTGCCGGGCCTCGAAGCCGGTACGGAGCGCTTCGACCATGCGGTGGTGGAGGGCGTGACGGCGGAGGGGGAGCCGGTACGGGTGGAGGGCACGGGCTTCTTCGCGCGGTGTCTGCAGCACGAGTGCGACCACTTGGAGGGCCGTGTCTACACGGACCGGCTGAGGGGCTGGCGCCGGGCGCGGGCGGGGTGGTCGGTGCGGAGGGCGGACTGGGCGACTTCAGCCTCGCCGGCGATTGAGGCGCGGGGCCCGGGGCGGAGCCCCAGCAAG
- a CDS encoding Mur ligase family protein: MSGNSEPLTPRAKLAVTAGKAAAAVSRAAGRGSGSVIGGRVALKLDPDLLGRLAQHLDVVLVSATNGKTTTTRLIAEALRASGPVVSNALGANMPAGITSALSGGSDAKFGVIEVDEKYLAGVARDVTPKAIALLNLSRDQLDRAAETRMLAEKWREGLAGTKAVVIANADDPLIVWAASSSPNVVWVAAGQEWKDDAWSCPSCGGVMQRPGDDWFCGECGFRRPAPSWVLSGDHVLDPHGSAWPIHLQLPGRANKANAATSAAVAACFGVPPQVALERMYSVQAIAGRYDVVSFLGRDLRLLLAKNPAGWLETFSLIDPPPTPVILSVNARGADGTDTSWLWDVDYTRLAGHPIFVIGDRKLDLAVRLEVAGLDFRVCESVDEAVQLAPPGRIEAIANYTAFQDLRRRVGN; this comes from the coding sequence ATGTCAGGCAACTCGGAGCCCCTGACGCCGCGGGCCAAGCTGGCCGTGACGGCAGGCAAGGCCGCTGCGGCGGTGTCGCGCGCCGCCGGACGCGGCAGCGGATCGGTGATCGGCGGCCGGGTCGCGCTCAAGCTCGACCCCGATCTGCTGGGGCGGCTGGCGCAGCACCTGGACGTCGTCCTCGTGTCGGCGACCAACGGCAAGACCACCACGACCCGGCTGATCGCCGAGGCGCTGCGGGCCAGCGGCCCGGTCGTCTCCAACGCGCTCGGCGCCAATATGCCCGCGGGCATCACCTCGGCGCTGTCCGGCGGCTCGGACGCCAAGTTCGGTGTGATCGAGGTCGACGAGAAGTACCTCGCCGGCGTCGCCCGCGATGTGACGCCGAAGGCGATCGCGCTGCTGAACCTCTCGCGCGACCAGCTGGACCGCGCGGCCGAGACCCGGATGCTCGCCGAGAAGTGGCGCGAGGGCCTGGCCGGTACGAAGGCCGTGGTCATCGCCAACGCCGACGACCCGCTCATCGTCTGGGCCGCGTCCTCCTCCCCCAATGTGGTGTGGGTGGCCGCCGGCCAGGAGTGGAAGGACGACGCCTGGTCCTGCCCGTCCTGCGGCGGTGTGATGCAGCGCCCCGGCGACGACTGGTTCTGCGGCGAGTGCGGCTTCCGCCGCCCCGCGCCGAGCTGGGTGCTCAGCGGCGACCACGTCCTGGACCCGCACGGCTCGGCCTGGCCGATCCACCTCCAGCTGCCCGGCCGCGCCAACAAGGCGAACGCCGCCACCTCCGCCGCGGTCGCCGCCTGCTTCGGAGTGCCGCCGCAGGTGGCCCTGGAGCGCATGTACTCGGTGCAGGCCATCGCAGGCCGGTACGACGTCGTCTCCTTCCTCGGCCGCGATCTGCGCCTCCTCCTCGCCAAGAACCCGGCGGGCTGGCTGGAAACGTTCTCCCTGATCGACCCGCCGCCGACCCCGGTGATCCTCTCGGTCAACGCCCGTGGCGCGGACGGCACGGACACCTCCTGGCTCTGGGACGTCGACTACACCCGGCTCGCCGGTCACCCGATCTTCGTCATCGGCGACCGCAAGCTGGACCTCGCCGTGCGTCTCGAGGTCGCGGGCCTGGACTTCCGGGTGTGCGAGTCCGTCGACGAGGCGGTACAGCTGGCTCCGCCCGGACGGATCGAGGCGATCGCCAACTACACCGCCTTCCAGGACCTGCGCCGCCGCGTCGGCAACTGA
- a CDS encoding type 1 glutamine amidotransferase, which produces MSDNSLRLVWVYPDLLSTYGDQGNALVVERRARQRRLDVMRIDVRSDQPIPTSGDIYLIGGGEDRPQRLAAERLRRDGGLSRAASNGAIIFSVCAGYQILGHEFINDLGEREQGLGLIDVVSTRGEGERCVGDVLADIDPRLGLPQLTGFENHQGITHLGPSARPFARTILGRGNGTGDGTEGAYNDTVFGTYMHGPVMARNPQIADLLLKLALDVNALPPTDDRWSDALRAERIASATQPA; this is translated from the coding sequence ATGAGCGACAACAGTCTGCGGCTGGTGTGGGTCTACCCCGACCTGCTCAGCACCTACGGCGACCAGGGCAACGCCCTTGTCGTGGAGCGCCGGGCCCGCCAGCGCCGCCTGGACGTGATGCGTATCGACGTACGCAGCGACCAGCCGATCCCCACCTCGGGAGACATCTATCTCATCGGCGGCGGGGAGGACCGGCCGCAGCGGCTCGCGGCCGAGCGGCTGCGCCGCGACGGCGGGCTGAGCCGGGCCGCCTCCAACGGCGCGATCATCTTCTCGGTCTGCGCCGGCTACCAGATCCTGGGCCATGAGTTCATCAACGATCTGGGCGAGCGTGAGCAGGGTCTCGGTCTGATCGACGTGGTCTCCACCCGCGGCGAGGGCGAGCGGTGCGTCGGTGACGTACTGGCCGACATCGACCCGCGGTTGGGGCTGCCGCAGCTCACCGGCTTCGAGAACCACCAGGGCATCACCCACCTTGGGCCCTCGGCCCGTCCGTTCGCCCGCACCATCCTGGGGCGGGGCAACGGCACGGGCGACGGCACCGAGGGCGCGTACAACGACACCGTCTTCGGCACCTATATGCACGGCCCGGTCATGGCCCGCAATCCGCAGATCGCGGACCTGCTGCTGAAGCTGGCCCTCGATGTGAACGCGCTGCCGCCGACGGACGACCGGTGGTCCGATGCGCTGCGCGCCGAGCGCATCGCGTCCGCGACGCAGCCAGCCTGA
- a CDS encoding 6-phosphofructokinase — MRIGVLTSGGDCPGLNAVIRSVVHRAVVDHGDEVIGFHDGWKGLLECDYRKLDLDAVGGILARGGTILGSSRVQPAHLRDGVERAKGHVAELGLDAIIPIGGEGTLKAANLLSEAGLPIVGVPKTIDNDISSTDVTFGFDTAVGVATEALDRLKTTAESHQRVLIVEVMGRHTGWIALHSGMAAGAHAIVVPERPFDIRELTERVGERFSAGKKFAIVVVAEGAKPREGSMEFNVGGKDVYGHERFAGVAQQLSVELEQRLGKEARAVILGHVQRGGTPTAYDRVLATRFGWHAVEAAHRGEFGMMTALRGTDITMVPLAQAVETLKTVPAERYAEAECVL, encoded by the coding sequence ATGCGCATTGGTGTGCTCACCTCCGGAGGCGACTGCCCCGGTCTGAACGCCGTCATCCGTTCCGTCGTGCACCGCGCCGTCGTCGACCACGGCGACGAGGTCATCGGCTTCCACGACGGCTGGAAGGGCCTTCTGGAGTGCGACTACCGCAAGCTCGACCTTGACGCGGTGGGCGGCATTCTGGCCCGCGGCGGCACGATTCTCGGCTCCTCCCGGGTCCAGCCCGCGCATCTGCGGGACGGCGTGGAGCGGGCCAAGGGGCATGTCGCCGAGCTGGGTCTCGACGCGATCATCCCGATCGGCGGCGAGGGCACCCTCAAGGCCGCCAACCTCCTCTCCGAGGCCGGGCTGCCCATCGTCGGCGTACCGAAGACCATCGACAACGACATCTCGTCGACCGATGTCACCTTCGGTTTCGACACGGCCGTCGGTGTGGCCACCGAGGCCCTGGACCGGCTGAAGACCACCGCCGAGTCGCACCAGCGTGTGCTGATCGTCGAGGTCATGGGGCGGCACACCGGCTGGATCGCGCTGCACTCCGGCATGGCGGCCGGCGCGCACGCCATCGTCGTCCCGGAGCGCCCCTTCGACATCCGCGAGCTGACCGAGCGCGTCGGGGAGCGTTTCTCGGCGGGCAAGAAGTTCGCGATCGTCGTGGTCGCGGAGGGCGCCAAGCCGCGCGAGGGCTCGATGGAGTTCAACGTGGGCGGCAAGGACGTCTACGGACACGAGCGCTTCGCCGGTGTGGCCCAGCAGCTCTCGGTCGAGCTGGAACAGCGGCTCGGCAAGGAGGCCCGCGCGGTGATCCTCGGGCATGTGCAGCGCGGCGGCACCCCCACGGCGTACGACCGCGTGCTCGCGACCCGTTTCGGCTGGCACGCGGTGGAGGCGGCGCACCGCGGTGAATTCGGCATGATGACCGCGCTGCGCGGCACGGACATCACCATGGTGCCGCTGGCCCAGGCCGTGGAGACGCTGAAGACCGTCCCGGCCGAGCGGTACGCCGAGGCGGAGTGCGTCCTCTGA
- a CDS encoding cytochrome c oxidase assembly protein, whose translation MDHSGHGMTMDLPPFTLGRGLEFSPDPFFLIACLLGLALYGWGVLRLRRRGDSWPVSRTVFFTVGVLSVALVMCTKLNDYGMVMFSVHMVQHMVISMLSPIVLLLGAPVTLALRALPVASRRGSKGPRELLLALLHSRCLRIVTHPAFTIPLFIASLYGLYFTPLFDFLMESGTGHAAMMVHFLAVGLVFFWPIMGVDPGPHRPGYVIRMLELFAGMPFHAFFGIALMMATEPMIKAYENPPASLGIDALADQNAAGGIAWAFSEIPSVLVLIALVFQWYRSEQRQAKRLDRAADRDGDKELQAYNAYLASLQTRGR comes from the coding sequence ATGGATCACAGCGGGCACGGCATGACGATGGATCTGCCGCCGTTCACGCTGGGGCGGGGGCTCGAATTCTCACCGGATCCGTTCTTCCTGATCGCCTGTCTGCTGGGTCTTGCCCTGTACGGCTGGGGCGTGCTGCGGTTGCGCAGGCGCGGTGACAGCTGGCCGGTCAGCCGCACGGTCTTCTTCACCGTCGGCGTCCTGAGCGTGGCGCTGGTGATGTGCACCAAGCTCAATGACTACGGCATGGTCATGTTCAGCGTGCACATGGTGCAGCACATGGTGATCAGCATGCTCTCCCCCATCGTGCTGCTGCTGGGCGCGCCGGTGACGCTGGCGCTGCGCGCGCTGCCGGTCGCGAGCCGTCGTGGCAGCAAGGGGCCGCGCGAGCTGCTGCTGGCCCTGCTGCACAGCCGCTGTCTGCGGATCGTCACGCACCCCGCCTTCACCATCCCGCTCTTCATCGCGAGCCTCTACGGGCTCTACTTCACTCCTCTCTTCGACTTCCTGATGGAGTCCGGGACCGGGCATGCGGCGATGATGGTGCACTTCCTGGCGGTGGGCCTGGTCTTCTTCTGGCCGATCATGGGCGTCGATCCCGGGCCGCACCGGCCCGGCTATGTGATCCGGATGCTGGAGCTCTTCGCGGGCATGCCGTTCCACGCCTTCTTCGGCATCGCCCTGATGATGGCGACCGAGCCGATGATCAAGGCCTACGAGAACCCGCCGGCCTCGCTCGGCATCGACGCGCTCGCTGATCAGAACGCTGCCGGCGGCATCGCCTGGGCGTTCAGTGAGATCCCGTCGGTGCTGGTTCTCATCGCGCTGGTCTTCCAGTGGTACCGCTCGGAGCAGCGGCAGGCGAAGCGTCTGGACCGGGCCGCCGACCGGGACGGGGACAAGGAGCTGCAGGCGTACAACGCCTATCTCGCTTCGCTCCAGACGCGCGGACGGTAG
- a CDS encoding SSI family serine proteinase inhibitor, producing the protein MHRMATLAAAALVALVAGVPAHAAPAHVAPAVGEAPKPAPGLFLTLSGADNTWIRGVLLQCPVKPGGPHPHAAAACRALSVARGDLDVLPGDPHPCDKRFDPVTVGATGTWRGRLTAWHKTYANACELDAATGAVFRF; encoded by the coding sequence ATGCACCGCATGGCCACCCTCGCCGCAGCCGCCCTGGTCGCCCTCGTCGCAGGCGTGCCCGCGCATGCCGCACCCGCGCACGTCGCACCCGCTGTCGGCGAGGCGCCCAAGCCCGCCCCGGGCCTGTTCCTCACCCTGTCCGGGGCCGACAACACGTGGATCCGCGGGGTCCTGCTGCAGTGCCCCGTCAAGCCCGGCGGGCCGCACCCGCACGCCGCGGCCGCCTGCAGGGCGCTCTCCGTCGCGCGCGGAGACCTGGATGTGCTGCCCGGCGACCCGCATCCGTGCGACAAGAGGTTCGATCCGGTCACGGTCGGTGCGACCGGTACCTGGCGCGGCCGCCTCACCGCCTGGCACAAGACCTATGCGAACGCGTGCGAGCTCGACGCGGCGACCGGAGCCGTCTTCCGTTTCTGA
- a CDS encoding lysophospholipid acyltransferase family protein → MFYYVLKYVILGPLLRLLFRPRIEGLEHIPAEGAAIVAGNHLSFSDHFLMPAIIKRRITFLAKAEYFTGPGMKGRLTAAFFRSAGQIPVDRSGKEAGQAAIREGLGVLSKGELLGIYPEGTRSHDGRLYKGKVGVAVMALRAQAPVVPCAMVGTFEIQPPGQVLPKVKRVTVRFGEPMDFSRYAGMENEKAAIRAITDEIMYAILELSGQEYVDRYAAEVKAELEPPKKFPRRRS, encoded by the coding sequence GTGTTCTACTACGTGCTCAAATACGTCATTCTGGGGCCGCTGTTGCGGTTGCTGTTCCGCCCCAGGATCGAGGGACTCGAGCACATCCCGGCCGAGGGCGCTGCGATCGTCGCGGGTAATCATCTGTCGTTCTCGGACCACTTTCTGATGCCGGCGATCATCAAACGGCGTATCACCTTCCTTGCGAAGGCCGAGTACTTCACCGGGCCCGGCATGAAGGGACGGCTGACCGCCGCGTTCTTCCGCAGCGCGGGACAGATCCCGGTGGACCGCTCCGGCAAGGAGGCCGGCCAGGCGGCCATCCGCGAGGGGCTCGGGGTGCTCAGCAAGGGCGAGCTGCTGGGGATCTACCCCGAGGGCACGCGGTCCCACGACGGCCGGCTCTACAAGGGCAAGGTCGGCGTCGCCGTGATGGCGCTGCGGGCGCAGGCTCCGGTGGTGCCGTGCGCGATGGTGGGCACCTTCGAGATCCAGCCGCCCGGGCAGGTCCTGCCGAAGGTCAAGCGGGTCACCGTCCGCTTCGGCGAGCCGATGGATTTCTCGCGGTACGCGGGCATGGAGAACGAGAAGGCCGCGATCCGCGCCATCACCGACGAGATCATGTACGCGATCCTCGAGCTGTCCGGTCAGGAGTACGTGGACCGCTACGCCGCCGAGGTGAAGGCCGAGCTGGAGCCGCCGAAGAAGTTCCCGCGGCGCCGAAGCTGA
- a CDS encoding YbaK/EbsC family protein, producing the protein MSEQHDTYAKLIALLDERGAVHRIIEHEEQGATEAVSALRGNTLAQAAKCIVVMVKTGKKEKRYVLAVVPGDRRVDLGAVKGLLGGTYAGFATPEVAERLARSVSGTILPFSFDPELELIVDPALLEHEEIFFNAARLDRSLALRTADYVSVAEPRTADIAG; encoded by the coding sequence GTGAGCGAACAGCACGACACCTACGCCAAGTTGATCGCGCTGCTGGACGAGCGCGGTGCGGTGCACCGGATCATCGAGCACGAGGAGCAGGGCGCGACCGAGGCGGTCAGCGCGCTGCGCGGGAACACCCTGGCGCAGGCCGCCAAGTGCATCGTCGTGATGGTGAAGACCGGCAAGAAGGAGAAGCGGTACGTCCTGGCCGTGGTGCCGGGCGACCGGAGGGTGGATCTGGGCGCGGTGAAGGGGCTTCTCGGCGGTACGTACGCCGGGTTCGCGACTCCGGAGGTGGCGGAGCGGCTGGCCCGCAGCGTGAGCGGCACCATCCTGCCGTTCTCCTTCGACCCCGAGCTCGAACTGATCGTGGATCCGGCCCTGTTGGAGCATGAGGAGATCTTCTTCAACGCGGCACGGCTGGACCGTTCGCTGGCGCTGCGCACCGCCGACTACGTGTCGGTCGCGGAGCCGCGGACGGCGGACATCGCGGGCTGA
- a CDS encoding alpha/beta hydrolase — protein MRRTAVLGSAGTLIAGTLITGAIAAPAANAESRHSGWSQARGVQVAAERAAKKGIDWADCPADWGFAKPIQCGEVSVPLDYARPNGKQIKIAVDRIGNTGTKAERQGALVYNPGGPGGSGMRFPTRVTNKNPLWAKTAKAYDFVGFDPRGVGHSTPISCVDPQEFVKAPKADPVPDSEADKRAQRKLAAEYADGCAERSGWMLAHMTTPNTARDLDVIRAALGEKKLNFLGVSYGTYLGAVYGTLFPSHVRRMIVDSVVNPSREKIWYEANLDQDVAFQMRWDDWKAWVAKNDATFHIGNTPEKVEQQWVKLRATAKKNPIGGVVGPAELLGLFQGAPYYDSAWVPVASTWSKYLAGDTQAIVDAAAPDMSDTAGNIASENGNAVYTAVECADAKWPTSWKKWDRDNTRLHQDYPFLTWSNAWMNLPCATWGAKQQTPLNVRTGKGLPPVLIVQATRDAATPFEGAVELHKRFEGSRLIIEKDAGSHGVTGLVNPCINERVDAYLLSGKLDSRDVTCAPHATPKP, from the coding sequence GTGAGACGCACAGCAGTGCTCGGCTCGGCCGGCACTCTGATCGCGGGCACCCTCATAACGGGCGCGATCGCGGCTCCGGCCGCCAACGCCGAAAGCCGCCACAGCGGCTGGTCACAGGCGCGCGGCGTTCAGGTCGCTGCCGAGCGTGCAGCCAAGAAGGGCATCGACTGGGCGGACTGCCCGGCGGACTGGGGCTTCGCCAAGCCCATCCAGTGTGGCGAGGTGAGCGTTCCGCTCGACTACGCACGGCCGAACGGCAAGCAGATCAAGATAGCCGTCGACCGGATCGGCAACACGGGCACCAAGGCGGAGCGCCAGGGCGCTCTGGTCTACAACCCGGGCGGCCCCGGCGGCTCGGGCATGCGCTTCCCGACCCGGGTCACCAACAAGAACCCGCTCTGGGCCAAGACCGCGAAGGCGTACGACTTCGTGGGCTTCGACCCGCGGGGCGTCGGCCACTCGACGCCCATCTCCTGCGTCGACCCGCAGGAGTTCGTCAAGGCGCCGAAGGCCGACCCGGTGCCCGACAGCGAGGCCGACAAGCGCGCACAGCGCAAGCTCGCCGCAGAGTACGCGGACGGGTGCGCCGAGCGCAGCGGCTGGATGCTGGCGCACATGACGACGCCGAACACCGCGCGCGACCTGGATGTCATCCGGGCCGCTCTCGGTGAGAAGAAGCTCAACTTCCTGGGCGTCTCCTACGGCACCTACCTGGGCGCGGTCTACGGGACGCTGTTCCCGAGCCACGTCCGGCGCATGATCGTCGACAGTGTGGTCAACCCGTCGCGGGAGAAGATCTGGTACGAGGCCAACCTCGACCAGGACGTCGCCTTCCAGATGCGCTGGGACGACTGGAAGGCGTGGGTCGCCAAGAACGACGCCACCTTCCACATCGGCAACACCCCGGAGAAGGTCGAGCAGCAGTGGGTCAAGCTGCGTGCCACCGCCAAGAAGAACCCGATCGGTGGCGTCGTGGGCCCCGCCGAGCTCCTCGGGCTCTTCCAGGGAGCTCCGTACTACGACTCCGCGTGGGTCCCGGTGGCCTCCACCTGGAGCAAGTACCTCGCCGGTGACACGCAGGCCATCGTCGACGCCGCGGCCCCCGATATGTCGGACACCGCGGGCAACATCGCCTCGGAGAACGGCAACGCCGTCTACACGGCCGTCGAGTGCGCCGACGCCAAGTGGCCGACCAGCTGGAAGAAGTGGGACCGGGACAACACCCGGCTCCACCAGGACTACCCGTTCCTGACCTGGTCGAACGCCTGGATGAACCTGCCCTGCGCCACCTGGGGCGCCAAGCAGCAGACCCCGCTGAACGTCAGGACCGGCAAGGGTCTGCCGCCCGTTCTGATCGTGCAGGCCACCCGTGACGCCGCCACCCCGTTCGAGGGCGCCGTCGAGCTGCACAAGCGTTTCGAGGGCTCGCGTCTGATCATCGAGAAGGACGCCGGTTCGCATGGTGTGACCGGCCTGGTCAACCCGTGCATCAACGAGCGGGTGGACGCCTACCTGCTCAGCGGCAAGCTGGACAGCCGCGATGTGACGTGCGCCCCGCACGCCACGCCGAAGCCGTAA
- a CDS encoding urease accessory protein UreD, with translation MSVRATARVVATRDGLPVLESDGPLALRRTRATGPCTRVTVVGAMSAPLGGDRLAIEAEVREGARLAVDSAAATIALPGRTPEQARYDVRLTVGEHAELRWLPEQLISAYGSDLRMRTRVELAATARLVLREEQILGRYGEQPGSLTTRLTVHRAGRPLLDQELGYGPGATGGWDGGAVLGGHRAVGQLLIVDPAFEEKPAEPRLLGETAALTPLAGPALLVTVVAPDARELRRVLDEVLHTELPA, from the coding sequence ATGAGCGTCCGGGCCACAGCCCGTGTCGTCGCCACCCGCGACGGACTGCCGGTGCTGGAGAGCGACGGGCCGCTCGCACTGCGCCGCACCCGGGCCACCGGCCCCTGCACCCGGGTCACCGTCGTCGGCGCGATGAGCGCACCGCTCGGCGGCGACCGGCTCGCCATCGAGGCCGAGGTGCGGGAAGGGGCACGGCTCGCCGTCGACTCCGCCGCCGCGACCATCGCCCTGCCCGGACGGACGCCCGAACAGGCCCGCTACGACGTGCGGTTGACCGTGGGCGAGCACGCCGAGCTGCGCTGGCTGCCGGAGCAGCTGATCTCGGCGTACGGCAGCGATCTGCGCATGCGCACCCGGGTCGAACTCGCCGCCACCGCACGGCTGGTACTGCGCGAGGAGCAGATCCTGGGGCGGTACGGCGAGCAGCCCGGCAGCCTCACCACCCGCCTCACCGTCCACCGCGCCGGACGCCCTCTGCTGGACCAGGAGCTCGGCTACGGCCCGGGCGCCACCGGCGGCTGGGACGGCGGTGCTGTGCTCGGCGGGCACCGGGCGGTGGGTCAACTCCTCATCGTGGACCCCGCGTTCGAGGAGAAGCCCGCCGAGCCCCGGCTGCTGGGGGAGACCGCCGCTCTCACTCCGCTCGCCGGTCCTGCCCTGCTGGTCACCGTCGTTGCGCCGGACGCCCGTGAACTGCGCCGCGTACTCGACGAGGTGCTGCACACAGAACTGCCCGCGTAG
- the ureG gene encoding urease accessory protein UreG yields the protein MHIDHAHDGPAAVSADARRPDGTRRALRIGLGGPVGSGKTATVAALCRALRDQLSIAVVTNDIYTREDAEFLLRNAVLPPERIQAVETGACPHTAIRDDISANLEAVEDLEESVGPLDLILVESGGDNLTATFSKGLVDAQVFVIDVAGGDDIPRKGGPGVTTADLLVINKTDLAPHVGSDLGRMARDAREQRGELPVAFTSLKDEEGVAPVADWLRAQLAAWTA from the coding sequence ATGCACATCGACCACGCCCACGACGGCCCGGCCGCCGTCAGCGCCGACGCCCGGCGTCCCGACGGCACCCGGCGCGCCCTGCGGATCGGCCTCGGCGGACCCGTCGGCTCCGGCAAGACGGCGACCGTCGCCGCGCTCTGCCGTGCCCTGCGCGACCAGCTGTCCATCGCCGTCGTCACCAACGACATCTACACCCGCGAGGACGCCGAATTCCTGCTCCGTAACGCCGTACTGCCGCCCGAGCGCATCCAGGCCGTCGAGACCGGCGCCTGCCCGCACACCGCGATCCGCGACGACATCTCCGCGAACCTCGAAGCCGTCGAGGACCTGGAGGAGAGCGTCGGCCCGCTCGATCTGATCCTCGTCGAGTCCGGCGGCGACAATCTCACCGCCACCTTCTCCAAGGGGCTCGTCGACGCCCAGGTCTTCGTCATCGACGTCGCGGGCGGGGACGACATCCCGCGCAAGGGCGGCCCGGGCGTCACCACCGCCGACCTGCTCGTGATCAACAAGACCGACCTCGCACCCCATGTCGGCTCCGACCTCGGCCGGATGGCGCGCGACGCCAGGGAACAGCGCGGTGAACTCCCCGTCGCCTTCACCTCTTTGAAGGACGAGGAAGGGGTGGCCCCGGTCGCCGACTGGCTGCGCGCACAGCTCGCCGCCTGGACCGCATGA
- a CDS encoding urease accessory protein UreF: protein MSRAALLVLADGRFPAGGHAHSGGAEPAVKAGRIRDAHSLADFCRGRLHTAGLTSAALAAAATLGLDPLELDEAADARTPSPALRTTARKLGRQMMRAARATWPSQELDALAAARPRGAHQPIVLGLAARSAGLGPEDAAHCVLYEAVSGPATAAVRLLSLDPFQATAVLARLAPELDAVAAQAARAAADAAVEGLDALPAACAPLLDITAQAHAAWPVRLFAS from the coding sequence ATGAGCCGCGCTGCCCTGCTCGTCCTCGCCGACGGCCGGTTCCCCGCCGGCGGCCACGCCCACTCCGGCGGCGCCGAACCGGCCGTCAAGGCGGGACGGATACGCGATGCCCACAGTCTGGCGGACTTCTGCCGGGGCCGGCTGCACACCGCCGGCCTCACCTCGGCGGCACTCGCCGCCGCGGCCACCCTGGGCCTCGACCCGCTGGAACTCGACGAGGCCGCCGACGCGCGTACGCCCTCGCCCGCCCTGCGGACCACCGCCCGGAAGCTCGGCCGGCAGATGATGCGCGCCGCCCGCGCCACCTGGCCGAGCCAGGAGCTCGACGCACTCGCCGCGGCCCGCCCGCGCGGCGCACACCAGCCCATCGTGCTCGGGCTCGCCGCCCGCTCCGCCGGGCTCGGGCCCGAGGACGCCGCGCACTGTGTGCTGTACGAGGCGGTCAGCGGCCCGGCCACCGCGGCGGTACGCCTCCTCAGCCTCGACCCCTTCCAGGCCACCGCGGTCCTGGCCCGGCTGGCGCCCGAACTCGACGCCGTCGCCGCCCAGGCCGCGCGGGCGGCTGCCGATGCGGCCGTCGAAGGGCTCGACGCGCTGCCCGCCGCCTGTGCCCCGCTGCTCGACATCACCGCGCAGGCGCACGCCGCCTGGCCCGTACGCCTCTTCGCCTCGTAG